Proteins encoded within one genomic window of Cucumis sativus cultivar 9930 chromosome 3, Cucumber_9930_V3, whole genome shotgun sequence:
- the LOC101205253 gene encoding suppressor of disruption of TFIIS has protein sequence MEYENRFRQAQRPKYDCLLFDLDDTLYPLSSGIAASCLQNIKDYMVEKLGIEQSKIPDLCNLLYKNYGTTMAGLRAIGYDFDYDEYHKFVHGRLPYDNLKPDPVLRNLLLNLPYRKVIFTNADKIHAVKVLKKLGLEDCFQGIICFETLNPTNKNFVSVDKDEMNPIPSDSKIFDIIGHFLHPNPGTELPKTPIICKPSEAAIERALKIAGLNPQRTLFFEDSVRNIQAGKRVGLDTVLIGTSQRVKGADYALESIHNLREGIPELWNVEIKSEMGYAGKVGVETSVTA, from the exons ATGGAATACGAGAACCGGTTCAGGCAGGCTCAGAGACCAAAATATGATTGTCTTCTTTTTG ATTTAGATGACACTCTGTATCCCTTGAGTTCTGGCATTGCAGCTTCGTGCCTTCAGAATATCAAAG ATTACATGGTTGAAAAACTGGGGATAGAGCAGAGTAAAATCCCTGACCTGTGCAATTTACTGTACAAGAACTATGGAACAACCATGGCAGGTCTCAGG gcAATTGGCTATGATTTTGATTATGATGAGTACCACAAGTTTGTTCATGGAAGACTTCCTTATGATAATCTAAAGCCCGATCCTGTTCTAAGGAATCTTCTGTTGAACCTGCCTTATAGGAAAGTT ATCTTTACAAATGCTGACAAGATCCATGCAGTTAAAGTTCTTAAAAAACTTGGATTAGAAGACTGTTTTCAAGGCATTATCTGCTTTGAAACCCTGAATCCAACCAACAAGAATTTTGTTTCAGTCGATAAAGATGAAATGAATCCAATCCCATCTGACTCGAAAATTTTTGACATCATTGGCCACTTTCTTCATCCCAATCCTGGGACGGAATTACCAAAAACTCCCATCATTTGCAAACCATCAGAGGCTGCCATTGAAAGAGCTCTCAAAATTGCAGGCCTCAACCCTCAGAGAACT CTGTTCTTTGAAGATAGTGTTCGAAACATACAAGCTGGGAAACGTGTTGGGCTCGACACCGTCTTG ATTGGCACTTCACAGAGAGTTAAAGGAGCAGATTATGCCTTGGAAAGCATCCACAATCTAAGGGAAGGAATACCTGAGCTTTGGAATGTTGAAATCAAATCAGAAATGGGTTATGCTGGCAAAGTTGGAGTTGAAACTTCAGTGACAGCTTAG
- the LOC101205887 gene encoding scarecrow-like protein 9, whose amino-acid sequence MTSNIVMTPDRELRKSDRYIDNRPFGIQAQEGTHGRPRFQNTIFSHNFQEFDCLLPNPSPSNIASSSSIRTSSSNDASHEEDYLEDCDFSDAVLTFINQILMEEDMEDKTCMLQDSLDLQAAEKSFYEVLGKKYPPSPEVNRSLANQYTDSLNEELCGDSSNYLSNYSSTSYRGDDDPQTLSEDVFQIRSALGDTISPSSNSSSNSVISGGDGWVDFSNNTIQVPEPNNRSQSIWQFQKGFEEASKFLPGGNKLCLDFEVNGSATQGPDEGTSQIYLKAARKDQRNVFSPESRGRKNPHDENGDLEEERSSKQAAVFAESPLRSKMFDIVLLCSAGEGHERLVSFRQELHDAKIKSMLQSGQLKVSNGGRGRRKKQSAKKEVVDLRTLLISCAQAVAADDHRNASELLKQVRQHASPFGDGSQRLASCFADGLEARLAGTGSQIYKGLINKRTSAADVLKAYHLYLAACPFRKISNFTSNRTIMIAAESATRLHVIDFGILYGFQWPTLIQRLSWRKGGPPKLRITGIEFPQPGFRPAERVEETGRRLAAYAETFNVPFEYNAIAKKWESVTVEDLNIDQDEFLVVNCLYRAKNLLDESVSTESARNTVLKLVHKISPNLFISGIVNGAYNAPFFVTRFREALFHFSAIFDMLETVVPREDYERMLLEREIFGREALNVIACEGWERVERPETYKQWQFRIMRAGFVQLPFAPEIFERAVEKVRSSYHRDFLIDEDSRWLLQGWKGRIIYAISTWKPSVE is encoded by the coding sequence ATGACTAGCAATATCGTAATGACCCCAGATAGAGAACTTAGAAAGTCGGATCGGTACATAGATAATCGTCCTTTTGGGATTCAAGCACAAGAGGGCACCCATGGCAGGCCTAGATTTCAGAATACCATTTTTAGTCATAACTTTCAAGAATTTGATTGCCTTCTCCCTAATCCATCACCGAGCAACATAGCCTCAAGTTCCAGCATTAGAACCTCATCTTCTAATGATGCAAGTCATGAGGAAGATTATCTGGAAGATTGCGATTTTTCGGATGCTGTTTTGACATTCATAAATCAAATTCTCATGGAAGAAGATATGGAGGACAAGACTTGCATGCTTCAAGATTCTTTGGATCTTCAAGCTGCTGAGAAATCATTCTATGAGGTCCTCGGAAAAAAGTATCCTCCTTCCCCTGAGGTAAATAGATCTCTGGCCAATCAATACACCGATAGCTTGAACGAAGAACTTTGTGGAGATAGTAGTAATTACCTGAGTAATTACAGTAGTACTTCTTATCGTGGCGATGATGATCCTCAAACTCTGAGTGAAGATGTATTTCAAATCAGAAGCGCTTTAGGTGATACCATATCTCCATCATCTAATAGTTCCTCAAATAGTGTAATTAGTGGGGGTGATGGGTGGGTGGACTTCTCTAATAATACAATTCAAGTTCCTGAGCCTAATAACAGAAGCCAATCGATTTGGCAGTTTCAAAAAGGCTTTGAAGAGGCAAGCAAATTTTTACCTGGTGGAAACAAATTGTGTCTTGATTTTGAGGTAAATGGGTCAGCAACTCAGGGTCCCGATGAGGGTACGAGCCAAATATATTTGAAGGCAGCTAGAAAGGATCAGAGGAATGTTTTCTCACCTGAATCACGTGGTAGAAAGAATCCTCATGATGAGAATGGAGATttggaagaagagagaagcAGCAAGCAAGCAGCCGTATTTGCAGAGTCGCCTCTGCGATCTAAGATGTTTGATATTGTGTTGCTTTGTAGTGCTGGAGAGGGACATGAACGGTTAGTTTCATTTCGACAGGAATTACATGATGCTAAAATCAAAAGCATGCTGCAGAGTGGGCAGCTAAAAGTGTCTAATGGTGGTAGGGGTCGTCGGAAGAAGCAGAGTGCGAAAAAAGAGGTTGTGGATTTGAGAACTCTTCTAATTAGCTGTGCTCAAGCTGTTGCAGCTGATGACCATAGGAATGCCAGTGAACTTCTAAAGCAGGTCAGACAACATGCTTCTCCTTTTGGTGATGGAAGTCAGAGGTTAGCTAGTTGTTTTGCTGATGGTCTGGAGGCACGGTTGGCAGGTACTGGTAGCCAGATTTACAAAGgtctaattaataaaaggaCATCTGCTGCTGATGTACTGAAAGCTTACCACTTGTACCTTGCTGCATGCCCATTTAGAAAGATCTCTAATTTTACTTCAAACAGGACTATAATGATTGCTGCAGAAAGCGCAACTAGGCTTCATGTCATAGATTTTGGTATCCTTTACGGTTTCCAGTGGCCTACTTTAATCCAGAGATTGTCATGGAGAAAAGGTGGACCTCCGAAGCTTCGAATTACTGGAATAGAATTTCCCCAGCCTGGGTTTCGTCCTGCAGAGAGAGTTGAGGAGACAGGTCGTCGTTTGGCGGCTTATGCAGAGACTTTCAATGTGCCATTCGAGTATAATGCTATAGCAAAAAAATGGGAATCTGTTACTGTTGAAGATCTCAATATTGATCAAGACGAGTTCCTAGTTGTTAACTGTTTGTATCGAGCAAAAAATTTACTTGATGAGAGCGTTTCTACAGAGAGTGCTAGAAATACTGTTCTTAAATTGGTTCACAAAATTAGTCCTAACTTATTCATCAGTGGCATTGTCAATGGGGCATATAATGCCCCTTTCTTTGTTACTCGATTCCGAGAGGCTTTGTTTCACTTTTCTGCTATTTTTGATATGCTTGAAACCGTTGTACCTCGCGAGGATTACGAGAGAATGCTGTTGGAGAGAGAGATTTTTGGCAGGGAAGCTTTAAATGTTATAGCATGTGAGGGATGGGAGAGAGTGGAAAGACCGGAAACATACAAGCAGTGGCAATTTCGGATCATGAGGGCTGGATTTGTGCAACTGCCTTTTGCTCCTGAGATTTTTGAGAGAGCAGTTGAAAAGGTACGATCAAGTTACCACAGAGATTTTTTGATTGATGAAGATAGCAGATGGTTACTTCAGGGTTGGAAGGGTCGAATTATATATGCCATCTCTACATGGAAACCTTCTGTCGAGTAA